A single genomic interval of Dyella sp. GSA-30 harbors:
- a CDS encoding DUF4398 domain-containing protein, with translation MVHIFSPLNGRSRRFRTAVSTLALATVMATLAGCASVPPPDGSMNLAQSQLQAARDAGAADYAPVDLGFAQSKFQQAQSAMASRKYDVAGQLADEARADAELARAKARLAAARAQIQQKSDDNEHLRQQIEQAHAHDNDPPPVAAPAPASSNGLPPAQPMEDLPAPPSSQLSSPQDQGQGTQTLPDQTLPDPNHQGGQL, from the coding sequence ATGGTGCACATCTTTTCCCCGCTGAACGGGCGCTCCAGGCGCTTTCGGACAGCGGTTTCGACCCTGGCGCTGGCCACGGTAATGGCCACCCTGGCCGGCTGCGCAAGCGTGCCGCCGCCGGATGGGTCGATGAATCTGGCGCAATCGCAGCTCCAGGCGGCACGCGATGCCGGCGCGGCCGACTATGCGCCGGTCGACCTGGGTTTTGCCCAGAGCAAGTTCCAGCAGGCCCAGTCGGCCATGGCCAGCCGCAAGTACGACGTGGCTGGCCAACTGGCTGACGAAGCCCGCGCCGATGCCGAATTGGCCCGTGCCAAGGCTCGTCTGGCCGCCGCCCGGGCGCAGATCCAGCAAAAATCCGACGACAACGAGCACCTGCGTCAGCAGATCGAGCAGGCGCATGCTCACGACAACGATCCGCCGCCTGTCGCCGCGCCGGCCCCTGCGTCCAGCAACGGCCTGCCCCCGGCCCAGCCGATGGAAGACCTGCCGGCCCCACCCTCGTCGCAGCTGAGCTCGCCGCAGGATCAGGGCCAGGGCACCCAGACGCTGCCGGACCAGACCTTGCCCGATCCGAACCACCAGGGAGGCCAGCTGTGA
- a CDS encoding autotransporter domain-containing protein codes for MNKTLFAVAIAAAGLVAVPAAFAQQASSGYTPTYTGPEQDNFQPGQAVGSGNWFIDANAGRTGGGNGGFGKNLDTFNFSKGERDRRTGYGLTGGYRWKVAQDFGLGVEAGYVDLGNFRVKNVFNSQPVNQSSSTNALRGWLVGVNGRMNLIQGWYLSARGGYFHANNYDHQFTADESAALGETTGGRAGRGSWYAGLGTGWDINQHWGVGVSYDYFHANAGKLIDTATGEVTSDLKRSTGIVSLSGEYRF; via the coding sequence ATGAATAAGACACTATTTGCTGTGGCCATCGCGGCCGCTGGTCTCGTTGCCGTCCCCGCGGCATTCGCACAACAAGCCAGCTCCGGCTACACCCCCACCTACACTGGCCCCGAGCAGGACAACTTCCAGCCTGGCCAGGCGGTCGGTTCGGGCAACTGGTTCATTGACGCCAATGCCGGCCGCACCGGCGGCGGTAACGGCGGTTTCGGCAAGAACCTCGACACCTTCAATTTCTCCAAGGGCGAGCGCGACCGTCGCACGGGCTATGGCCTCACGGGCGGCTACCGCTGGAAGGTGGCGCAGGACTTCGGCCTGGGCGTGGAAGCGGGTTATGTCGATCTCGGCAATTTCCGCGTGAAGAACGTCTTCAACTCGCAGCCGGTCAACCAGTCGAGCAGCACCAACGCCCTGCGCGGATGGCTGGTTGGTGTGAATGGCCGCATGAACCTCATCCAGGGCTGGTACCTCAGTGCCCGTGGCGGTTATTTCCATGCGAACAACTACGATCACCAGTTCACTGCCGACGAATCGGCTGCGCTGGGCGAAACCACCGGCGGTCGCGCCGGCCGTGGCAGCTGGTACGCCGGCCTGGGCACCGGTTGGGATATCAACCAACACTGGGGTGTGGGCGTGTCTTATGACTACTTCCATGCCAACGCCGGCAAGCTGATCGACACCGCCACCGGCGAAGTCACCTCGGACCTGAAGCGTTCGACCGGCATCGTTTCGCTGTCGGGCGAGTACCGCTTCTAA
- a CDS encoding HAD hydrolase-like protein: MLCLFDLDGTLIDSEEGIVACVRHALIQMHVSVPSDADLRHWIGPPLRHNFAPLLDHDAERIEAAVEHYQDRFQTHGHREYAVYPGIDALVRKLHAAGHTLVIVTSKIARNAEPIIAALPFGHLFARMYNPDARSAVSEKASMIAAALSDFAIPAAQTVMIGDRKFDIEGAVANKVRGIGVLWGFGDRNELEEAGADAIAATPEALAELLA; the protein is encoded by the coding sequence ATGCTTTGCCTGTTCGATCTTGACGGTACGCTGATCGATTCGGAAGAAGGCATCGTCGCCTGCGTGCGACATGCCTTGATCCAGATGCATGTGTCGGTGCCCAGTGACGCGGACCTGCGCCACTGGATCGGCCCGCCGCTGCGCCATAACTTCGCGCCGCTGCTCGACCACGATGCCGAGCGCATCGAGGCAGCCGTCGAGCACTACCAGGATCGCTTTCAGACCCATGGGCACCGCGAGTATGCGGTGTATCCGGGTATCGACGCGCTGGTGCGCAAGCTGCACGCTGCTGGGCACACGCTGGTCATCGTGACCAGCAAGATCGCCCGCAACGCCGAGCCGATCATCGCCGCCCTGCCCTTTGGCCATTTGTTCGCGCGCATGTACAACCCGGACGCGCGTAGTGCGGTGAGCGAGAAGGCGTCGATGATTGCCGCCGCGCTGAGCGATTTCGCCATACCCGCAGCGCAGACCGTGATGATCGGCGATCGCAAGTTCGATATCGAAGGCGCGGTGGCGAACAAGGTGCGTGGGATTGGCGTGCTTTGGGGCTTTGGCGATCGCAACGAGCTGGAAGAAGCCGGTGCCGATGCGATTGCCGCGACGCCCGAGGCGCTGGCTGAATTGCTCGCCTAG
- a CDS encoding class I fructose-bisphosphate aldolase — protein MSIEDLESIALAMVAPGKGIIAIDESTNTIKKRFEAVGIDNTEENRRAYRELLLTTPGLGEHISGAILYDETLRQSTKDGVPFTQVMKKNGIIPGIKVDKGPVALAGFPGDVVTEGLDGLRERLQEYAKLGAQFAKWRAVINISEDNPSSTAIEANCHALARYAALCQEAGLVPMVEPEVIMDGDHTIEVSYEVHEAVLRSLFNALYEQNVLLEGTILKTSMVIAGKDCDEQAEVEEVAEATVRVLKTTVPATLPGIVFLSGGQTDEQSTAHLNAMNRMGPHPWPLSFSYGRAMQQAALKVWSKDIKTNTAEAQKIVHARAKENGLAALGQWNG, from the coding sequence ATGAGCATCGAAGATCTCGAAAGCATTGCCTTGGCAATGGTCGCGCCTGGCAAGGGCATCATCGCCATCGATGAATCGACCAACACCATCAAGAAGCGTTTCGAGGCCGTTGGCATCGACAACACCGAAGAAAACCGCCGCGCCTACCGCGAGCTCCTGCTGACCACGCCGGGTCTGGGCGAGCACATCTCCGGCGCCATCCTGTATGACGAAACCTTGCGCCAGTCGACCAAGGACGGCGTGCCGTTCACCCAGGTGATGAAGAAGAACGGCATCATCCCGGGCATCAAGGTCGACAAGGGCCCGGTCGCGCTGGCCGGTTTCCCGGGCGACGTGGTCACCGAAGGCCTCGACGGCCTGCGCGAGCGCCTGCAGGAATACGCCAAGCTGGGTGCCCAGTTCGCCAAATGGCGCGCGGTCATCAATATCAGCGAAGACAACCCCAGCTCGACCGCGATCGAAGCCAATTGCCATGCGCTCGCCCGCTACGCCGCGCTGTGCCAGGAAGCCGGTCTGGTACCGATGGTCGAGCCCGAAGTGATCATGGACGGCGACCACACCATCGAAGTCAGCTACGAAGTGCACGAAGCCGTGCTGCGCAGCCTGTTCAATGCCCTGTACGAGCAGAACGTGCTGCTGGAAGGCACCATCCTGAAGACCAGCATGGTCATCGCCGGCAAGGACTGCGATGAGCAGGCCGAAGTCGAAGAAGTCGCCGAGGCCACCGTTCGCGTGCTCAAGACCACCGTTCCGGCCACCTTGCCGGGCATCGTGTTCCTCTCCGGCGGCCAGACCGACGAACAGTCCACCGCCCACCTCAATGCGATGAACCGCATGGGCCCGCACCCCTGGCCGCTGTCGTTCTCCTACGGTCGCGCGATGCAGCAGGCCGCGTTGAAGGTGTGGTCGAAGGACATCAAGACGAACACCGCCGAAGCCCAGAAGATCGTCCACGCGCGCGCCAAGGAAAATGGCCTGGCGGCGCTGGGACAGTGGAACGGCTGA
- a CDS encoding porin family protein, protein MKKTLLALAFATAGLLTVPAFAQDAGTGNGGWFVNGNVGRTSIDKGPYNDSDTGYAINGGYRWAVNPSLALGVEAGYNDLGNIHAKNIFNSRPVIDGTKTQLHGWTAGVNGHFNLTPNWYLSARGGIYGWKGHGLSNDDLPTRHNLNDTSWYAGAGVGYDFTSHMSVGLNYDYYDAKKHNVDLSTDMVSISAEYRF, encoded by the coding sequence ATGAAAAAGACGCTGCTTGCCCTCGCTTTCGCTACCGCCGGTCTGTTGACCGTTCCTGCCTTCGCCCAAGATGCCGGTACCGGCAATGGCGGTTGGTTCGTCAACGGCAATGTCGGTCGCACCTCGATCGACAAGGGTCCCTATAACGACAGCGATACCGGTTACGCCATCAATGGCGGCTACCGTTGGGCGGTCAATCCGTCGCTCGCGCTGGGCGTTGAAGCCGGCTACAACGACCTGGGCAACATCCACGCCAAGAACATCTTCAACAGCCGTCCCGTGATTGATGGGACCAAAACGCAGCTGCACGGCTGGACTGCCGGTGTGAACGGTCATTTCAACCTGACGCCGAACTGGTATCTGAGCGCACGTGGCGGCATTTACGGCTGGAAGGGTCACGGCTTGTCCAACGACGACCTGCCGACCCGTCATAACCTCAACGACACCAGCTGGTATGCCGGTGCCGGCGTGGGCTATGACTTCACCAGCCACATGAGCGTGGGTCTGAACTACGACTACTACGATGCGAAGAAGCACAACGTGGACCTGAGCACCGACATGGTGTCGATCAGCGCCGAGTATCGTTTCTAA
- a CDS encoding YdcH family protein: protein MFENQQRDDVEALMKADAEFRRLYLHHKELDSKVHDAEIGVLPIDDITLRCMKREKLQAKERLQRMWDTKQLAH, encoded by the coding sequence ATGTTCGAAAACCAGCAGCGTGACGATGTCGAAGCCTTGATGAAAGCCGACGCCGAATTCCGTCGGCTCTACCTGCATCACAAGGAACTCGACAGCAAAGTGCATGACGCCGAGATCGGTGTTCTTCCCATCGACGACATCACGCTTCGTTGTATGAAAAGGGAAAAGCTACAAGCCAAGGAACGATTACAACGGATGTGGGACACCAAGCAACTAGCTCACTGA
- a CDS encoding pyridoxal-phosphate dependent enzyme, with protein MTVNQSVLELIGRTPMVRAQRLDVGPCELFLKLENNNPGGSIKDRIGLSMIEGAERAGKIRPGATLVEGTAGNTGLGLALVAQQKGYRLILVVPDKMSREKIFNLKAMGAEVVLTRSDVAKGHPEYYQDMAERIARETPGAYFINQFGNPDNPAAHIASTGPEILEQLDGKVDAIVVGCGSSGTLSGLSKFFAEASPNTDFVLADPVGSILAQYINEGVLSTKSGSWMVEGIGEDFLPSISDFTRVKKAYAIPDKESFLAARELLSKEGVLGGSSTGTLLAAALRYCREQTTPKRVVTFVCDTGNKYLSKMYNDYWMLDNGFIEREQHGDLRDLLLRPFSQRDTVVVGPNELLMTAYTRMKLYDVSQLPVMDGSRLVGILDESDVLMHVHADEARFRDSVATAMISNLQMLDVRSPIESLLPVFERGHVAIVVDGEQFLGLITRIDLLNYLRRKVH; from the coding sequence ATGACGGTCAACCAAAGTGTCCTCGAACTGATCGGACGTACCCCGATGGTACGCGCGCAGCGCCTGGACGTAGGGCCGTGTGAGCTGTTTCTGAAGCTGGAGAACAACAATCCCGGCGGCTCGATCAAGGACCGCATCGGCCTGTCGATGATCGAAGGCGCCGAGCGCGCCGGCAAGATCAGGCCAGGCGCGACCCTGGTCGAGGGCACCGCGGGCAATACGGGCCTTGGCCTGGCACTGGTGGCGCAGCAGAAGGGTTATCGCCTGATCCTGGTCGTGCCGGACAAGATGAGCCGCGAGAAGATCTTCAACCTCAAGGCGATGGGCGCCGAAGTGGTACTGACCCGTTCGGACGTCGCCAAGGGTCACCCCGAGTACTACCAGGACATGGCCGAGCGCATTGCGCGCGAAACCCCAGGTGCCTATTTCATCAATCAGTTCGGTAATCCCGACAACCCCGCCGCGCATATCGCCAGCACCGGTCCGGAAATTCTTGAGCAGCTGGATGGCAAGGTCGACGCCATCGTGGTCGGCTGCGGGTCGTCGGGCACCCTGAGCGGTCTGTCCAAGTTCTTTGCCGAGGCTTCGCCGAACACCGATTTCGTGCTGGCCGATCCGGTCGGTTCGATTCTTGCCCAGTACATCAACGAGGGCGTGCTTTCGACCAAATCCGGTAGTTGGATGGTCGAAGGTATCGGCGAGGACTTCCTGCCTTCGATCAGCGACTTCACGCGGGTCAAGAAGGCCTATGCCATCCCCGATAAGGAAAGCTTCCTGGCCGCGCGCGAGCTGCTATCGAAAGAGGGGGTGCTCGGCGGCTCGTCCACCGGTACCTTGCTTGCCGCCGCCTTGCGCTATTGCCGCGAGCAGACCACCCCCAAGCGCGTGGTGACCTTTGTCTGCGACACCGGCAACAAATACCTGTCGAAGATGTACAACGACTACTGGATGCTCGACAACGGCTTTATCGAGCGCGAACAGCATGGTGACCTGCGCGATCTGTTGCTGCGCCCGTTCTCGCAGCGCGACACCGTCGTGGTCGGCCCGAACGAGCTGCTGATGACGGCATACACGCGTATGAAGCTCTACGACGTGTCGCAGCTGCCGGTGATGGACGGCAGTCGTCTGGTCGGCATCCTCGACGAATCGGATGTGCTGATGCATGTACATGCCGATGAAGCACGTTTCCGTGACTCAGTCGCCACTGCGATGATCAGCAACCTGCAGATGCTCGATGTGCGCTCGCCGATCGAGTCGCTGCTACCGGTATTCGAGCGTGGGCATGTGGCGATCGTGGTCGATGGCGAGCAGTTTCTGGGCCTGATTACGCGCATCGACCTTTTGAACTATCTCCGACGCAAGGTGCACTAA
- the tkt gene encoding transketolase, translating into MPSRRELANAIRALAMDAVEQANSGHPGMPMGMADIAEVLWKDFLHYNPTNPKWPNRDRFVLSNGHGSMLQYALLHLTGFDLPIEQLKQFRQLHSKTAGHPEASETPGVETTTGPLGQGFANAVGFALAEKILANHFNKPGHTIVDHHTYVFMGDGCMMEGVSHEAASLAGTWELGKLVAIYDDNGISIDGEVPGWFTDNTPERFEAYGWQVIRNVDGHDADAVKQAIAKATSQHAKPTLICCKTTIGFGAPHKQGKEESHGAALGKDEVAAAREYLGWKYPPFEIPADIYAAWDHKKEGAAAEQAWNELFDKYAAAHPQLAAEFKRRTAGELPKDWAEKSQAFVDKMQAEGPDVASRKASQMSLDAFGPLLPELLGGSADLASSNLTKWKGSLEAAVGNSSEGNGNYIHYGVREFGMTAIGNGLALHGGFIPYDATFLVFSDYARNGVRMSALIPAHTIHVYTHDSIGLGEDGPTHQPVEHLASLRLIPNNQLWRPCDVVESAVSWKVAIERKGNPACLVFSRQTLKHQQRSAQQVADISRGGYVLSDPQDTKFKAILIATGSEVELAMEASRTLAQQGVPVRVVSMPCTEVFDAQPTEYRESVLPGWCRARVAVEAASADYWYKYVGLDGAVVGMTTFGASAPANKLFDYFGFTVPNVVDTVKRVIG; encoded by the coding sequence ATGCCCTCTCGTCGCGAACTTGCCAACGCCATCCGCGCCCTTGCCATGGATGCCGTCGAGCAGGCCAATTCCGGCCACCCTGGCATGCCCATGGGCATGGCCGATATTGCCGAGGTCCTGTGGAAGGATTTCCTGCACTACAACCCGACCAACCCGAAATGGCCTAACCGCGATCGCTTCGTACTCTCCAATGGGCACGGTTCGATGCTGCAGTACGCGCTGCTGCACCTGACCGGCTTCGACCTGCCGATCGAGCAGCTCAAGCAGTTCCGTCAGCTGCATTCGAAGACCGCCGGTCATCCGGAAGCCAGCGAAACGCCCGGCGTGGAAACCACCACCGGTCCGCTGGGTCAGGGTTTTGCCAACGCCGTGGGTTTTGCGCTGGCCGAGAAGATTCTCGCCAATCACTTCAACAAGCCCGGCCACACTATCGTCGACCACCACACCTATGTGTTCATGGGCGACGGTTGCATGATGGAAGGCGTGTCGCACGAAGCCGCTTCGCTTGCCGGTACCTGGGAGCTGGGCAAGCTGGTCGCCATTTACGACGACAATGGCATCTCGATCGACGGGGAAGTGCCGGGCTGGTTTACCGACAATACGCCGGAGCGTTTCGAAGCCTACGGTTGGCAAGTGATTCGCAACGTCGACGGTCATGACGCCGATGCGGTCAAGCAGGCGATCGCCAAGGCGACCTCGCAGCACGCCAAGCCCACGCTGATCTGCTGCAAGACCACCATCGGCTTCGGCGCGCCGCACAAGCAAGGCAAGGAAGAAAGCCACGGCGCGGCACTGGGCAAGGATGAGGTTGCGGCCGCACGCGAATACCTCGGCTGGAAATATCCGCCGTTCGAAATCCCCGCCGATATCTATGCCGCCTGGGATCACAAGAAAGAAGGTGCCGCTGCCGAGCAGGCCTGGAACGAGCTGTTCGACAAGTACGCTGCCGCGCATCCGCAGCTCGCTGCCGAATTCAAGCGCCGCACCGCTGGCGAACTGCCCAAGGACTGGGCCGAGAAGTCGCAGGCCTTCGTCGACAAGATGCAGGCTGAAGGTCCGGACGTGGCCTCGCGCAAGGCATCGCAGATGTCGCTCGATGCGTTCGGCCCGCTGTTGCCCGAACTCCTGGGCGGCTCGGCCGACCTGGCCAGCTCCAACCTCACCAAGTGGAAGGGCAGCCTTGAAGCGGCGGTCGGCAACTCCAGCGAAGGTAACGGCAACTACATCCATTACGGCGTGCGCGAATTCGGCATGACCGCGATCGGCAATGGCCTGGCGCTGCACGGCGGTTTTATCCCGTACGACGCCACCTTCCTGGTGTTTTCCGACTACGCCCGCAACGGCGTGCGCATGAGTGCACTGATTCCGGCGCACACCATCCACGTCTATACGCACGATTCGATCGGCCTGGGCGAAGATGGCCCGACGCATCAGCCGGTCGAGCATCTCGCGTCACTGCGCCTGATTCCGAACAATCAACTGTGGCGTCCTTGCGACGTGGTCGAATCGGCTGTGTCCTGGAAGGTGGCGATCGAGCGCAAGGGCAACCCGGCTTGCCTGGTTTTCTCGCGCCAGACTCTGAAGCATCAGCAGCGCAGCGCACAGCAGGTGGCCGATATCTCTCGCGGCGGCTATGTACTGTCCGATCCGCAGGACACCAAGTTCAAGGCGATCCTCATCGCCACCGGCTCGGAAGTGGAACTGGCGATGGAAGCTTCGCGCACGCTGGCACAGCAAGGTGTGCCGGTGCGTGTGGTGTCGATGCCCTGTACCGAAGTGTTCGACGCGCAGCCGACCGAATACCGCGAAAGCGTGCTGCCTGGCTGGTGCCGCGCGCGCGTGGCGGTGGAAGCGGCCAGTGCCGACTACTGGTACAAGTACGTCGGCCTCGACGGCGCTGTGGTTGGCATGACGACGTTCGGTGCCTCGGCGCCGGCAAACAAGCTGTTCGACTACTTCGGCTTTACGGTGCCGAATGTGGTCGATACGGTGAAGCGCGTTATCGGTTGA
- a CDS encoding PilT/PilU family type 4a pilus ATPase — protein sequence MDIGYFLKLMVDKGASDMFLTTGAPVNIKVEGKLYPLGNTGLPSGMVKKIAYSLMDEGQVPQFERDLELNMALAVKEAGRFRINVFKQRGEVGMVIRAIKSEIPSIDQLQLPGIFRDLIMEPRGLILVVGATGSGKSTTLAAMIDQRNQNSSGHILTIEDPIEYLHRHKRSIVNQREVGLDTHSYHEALKNAMREAPDVIMIGEIRDTDTMEAAIAFSETGHLCLATLHSNNADQTLERILNFFPESAHKNVLMNLALNLRAVISQRLVLGKDGRRIPATEVLLNTPLIRDMIRRGQIHEVKEAMDRSLQEGMQTFDQSLYRLYKEGRIELEEALNKADSRDGLALKVRLSEGGGVNNTELVGNDPYGLGF from the coding sequence GTGGATATCGGTTATTTCCTGAAGCTGATGGTGGACAAGGGCGCGTCGGACATGTTCCTGACGACTGGCGCCCCGGTGAACATCAAGGTCGAAGGCAAGCTCTACCCGCTAGGCAACACCGGGCTACCCAGCGGCATGGTCAAGAAGATCGCCTATTCGCTGATGGACGAAGGTCAGGTACCGCAGTTCGAGCGCGATCTCGAGCTGAATATGGCCCTGGCCGTGAAGGAGGCGGGACGCTTCCGTATCAACGTGTTCAAGCAGCGCGGCGAAGTGGGCATGGTGATCCGCGCCATCAAGAGCGAGATCCCCAGCATCGACCAGTTGCAGCTACCCGGCATCTTCCGCGACCTGATCATGGAACCGCGCGGGCTGATCCTGGTCGTCGGCGCCACCGGCTCGGGCAAGTCGACCACCCTGGCGGCGATGATCGATCAGCGCAACCAGAACTCGTCGGGCCATATCCTGACCATCGAAGACCCGATCGAGTACCTGCACCGCCACAAGCGCTCGATCGTCAACCAGCGCGAAGTCGGCCTGGACACGCACAGCTATCACGAGGCGCTGAAAAACGCGATGCGTGAGGCGCCGGACGTGATCATGATCGGCGAGATTCGCGACACCGACACCATGGAAGCGGCCATCGCGTTCTCCGAAACCGGCCATCTCTGCCTGGCGACGCTGCATTCGAACAACGCAGACCAGACGCTGGAGCGTATCCTCAATTTCTTCCCGGAATCGGCGCACAAGAACGTGCTGATGAACCTTGCGCTCAATCTGCGCGCGGTGATCAGCCAACGCCTGGTGCTGGGCAAGGACGGCCGCCGCATCCCGGCAACCGAAGTCCTGCTCAATACGCCGCTGATCCGCGACATGATCCGCCGCGGCCAGATTCACGAAGTCAAGGAAGCGATGGATCGCAGCCTGCAGGAAGGCATGCAGACCTTCGATCAATCGCTGTATCGCCTTTACAAGGAAGGCCGCATCGAACTGGAAGAGGCGCTCAACAAGGCCGATTCGCGCGACGGCCTGGCGTTGAAGGTGCGTTTGTCCGAAGGCGGCGGTGTGAACAACACCGAGCTGGTGGGCAATGATCCGTATGGGTTGGGGTTCTGA
- a CDS encoding phosphoglycerate kinase yields the protein MSVTRMSDLDLRGKRVLIREDLNVPIENGRITSTQRLEASLPTIKAARDAGAKVMVLSHLGRPKEGKFDEESSLAPVAQWLGKKLGKDVRLVRDYLDGVDVADGEVVVLENCRMNIGEGKDDEALSKKYAALCDIFVMDAFGTAHRAQASTHGVIKFAPIAAAGPLLSAELDALGKALEQPARPLLAIVAGSKVSTKLQLLENLIDKVDQLIVGGGIANTFIAASGYGVGNSLYEPDLLDAAKKVINAAKRRNADVPLPIDVIVAPEFSAHAPATVKPVDQVKDGEMILDIGPETAKRYAELIAKAGTVVWNGPVGVFEFDAFGHGTETLARAIAASNAFSIAGGGDTLAAVDRYGIEKDVSYISTGGGAFLEFLEGKELPAVAALKARAAK from the coding sequence GTGTCCGTCACCCGTATGAGCGACCTGGATCTGCGCGGCAAGCGCGTATTGATCCGTGAAGATTTGAACGTGCCGATCGAGAACGGCCGCATCACGTCCACCCAGCGGCTGGAAGCCTCGCTACCCACGATCAAGGCCGCTCGCGACGCCGGCGCCAAGGTCATGGTGTTGTCTCATCTGGGCCGCCCGAAGGAAGGCAAGTTCGACGAGGAGTCGTCGCTGGCGCCGGTCGCCCAATGGCTCGGCAAGAAACTCGGCAAGGACGTTCGCCTGGTGCGCGACTATCTCGACGGCGTCGATGTCGCCGACGGTGAAGTGGTAGTGCTCGAGAATTGCCGCATGAATATCGGCGAGGGCAAGGACGACGAAGCCCTTTCGAAGAAATATGCCGCGTTGTGCGACATCTTCGTCATGGATGCCTTCGGTACCGCGCATCGCGCGCAGGCATCCACGCACGGCGTGATCAAGTTCGCTCCGATCGCCGCCGCCGGTCCGCTGCTGTCGGCCGAGCTCGATGCGCTAGGCAAGGCGCTGGAGCAGCCGGCACGCCCGCTGCTTGCCATCGTCGCCGGCTCGAAGGTATCGACCAAGCTGCAGTTGCTGGAAAACCTGATCGACAAGGTCGACCAGTTGATCGTGGGTGGCGGTATCGCCAACACGTTTATTGCCGCCAGCGGTTACGGCGTCGGCAATTCGCTGTACGAACCGGACCTGCTGGATGCGGCCAAGAAAGTCATCAACGCCGCCAAGCGCCGCAACGCGGACGTGCCGCTGCCGATCGACGTCATCGTCGCACCGGAGTTTTCCGCGCATGCTCCAGCCACAGTCAAGCCGGTCGATCAGGTCAAGGACGGCGAGATGATCCTGGATATCGGCCCGGAGACGGCCAAGCGCTACGCCGAACTGATCGCCAAGGCGGGCACGGTGGTGTGGAACGGCCCGGTCGGCGTGTTCGAGTTCGACGCCTTCGGCCACGGCACCGAAACGCTGGCGCGCGCGATTGCCGCGTCCAACGCATTCTCGATTGCCGGCGGTGGCGATACGCTCGCCGCAGTGGACAGGTACGGCATCGAAAAAGACGTGTCGTATATCTCCACCGGCGGCGGCGCCTTCCTCGAATTCCTCGAAGGTAAGGAGCTACCGGCCGTGGCCGCGCTCAAGGCTCGTGCGGCAAAGTGA
- the maiA gene encoding maleylacetoacetate isomerase, translated as MSALTLYGYWRSSAAYRVRIALNLKGLEYGNRPIHLVNDGGEQHRADYRVLNPQELVPTLVDGDHVLTQSLAIVEYIDETHPEPPLLPADPLGRARVRALAQVIASDVHPIGNLRVLQYLEGQYGDQARKGEWSKHWIAKGLEAFEAMVANHPDTGRFCHGDTPGLADLALIPQLYNAVRWNLPLDVYPTLQRIQAACQELDAFRLAEPEAQGDAPVAG; from the coding sequence ATGTCCGCACTCACGCTCTATGGTTACTGGCGTTCCAGCGCTGCTTATCGCGTTCGTATCGCCTTGAATCTCAAAGGTCTTGAGTATGGGAACAGGCCGATACATCTGGTCAACGACGGGGGCGAGCAGCATCGGGCGGATTACCGTGTGCTCAATCCGCAGGAGCTGGTACCTACGCTGGTTGACGGCGATCACGTGCTGACGCAATCGCTGGCAATCGTCGAATACATTGATGAAACCCACCCCGAGCCGCCACTCCTCCCGGCTGATCCGTTAGGTCGCGCCCGGGTGCGCGCATTGGCGCAGGTGATCGCTTCCGACGTGCATCCGATCGGCAACCTGCGCGTTCTGCAGTACCTCGAGGGCCAGTACGGCGACCAGGCCCGCAAGGGCGAATGGTCGAAACATTGGATTGCCAAGGGGTTGGAGGCGTTCGAGGCGATGGTGGCGAACCATCCGGATACGGGCCGCTTTTGCCATGGCGACACGCCGGGACTGGCCGACCTGGCGCTGATTCCACAGCTGTACAACGCGGTGCGCTGGAATCTGCCGCTGGATGTCTATCCGACGTTGCAGCGCATTCAGGCTGCTTGTCAGGAGCTTGATGCGTTTCGGCTCGCGGAGCCTGAGGCGCAGGGGGATGCGCCTGTTGCGGGTTGA